A stretch of the Photobacterium toruni genome encodes the following:
- the dprA gene encoding DNA-processing protein DprA, translating into MTETELIAWLQLAAVPSLGGSRIQRLLTHITPPQLTAMTTEQLQQCGLTAKQIQAFLHPNQSRLQHTLQWQQVSQQHILTLASPYYPHLLKQIASPPPILFVRGDIACLGAPQIAVIGSRSASIDGRESAFHFSKALAANNYVVTSGLALGIDGQAHQGALQAGGLTIAVLGSGLDQIYPARHRSLAASIAEQGALVSEFWPQEQPRPQNFPRRNRVISGLSAGVLVIEAAQKSGSLITARYALEQGREVFALPGSIHNPASRGCNALIKSGAKLVESPADIYEEVGSLTECAINHQIGVPLATKENEELPFPALLANVGTEATPVDVVAERCKQPIHQILPQLLELELSGWVTAVPGGYIRTRRG; encoded by the coding sequence ATGACTGAAACTGAACTTATTGCATGGTTACAACTTGCGGCTGTCCCCTCATTGGGTGGCAGCCGTATTCAACGCCTACTAACGCATATCACACCGCCACAGCTTACTGCGATGACAACTGAACAGCTGCAGCAATGTGGGTTGACGGCAAAACAAATACAGGCTTTTTTGCACCCTAATCAATCTCGATTGCAACATACTCTGCAATGGCAGCAAGTCTCGCAACAGCATATTTTGACCCTCGCTTCACCGTATTATCCGCATTTATTAAAGCAGATCGCGTCACCGCCACCGATATTATTTGTGCGGGGTGATATAGCCTGTTTGGGGGCTCCACAAATTGCCGTGATCGGTAGCCGTTCTGCATCGATTGATGGCCGAGAATCAGCCTTTCATTTTTCAAAAGCATTAGCGGCTAATAATTACGTGGTGACCAGTGGCTTGGCTCTGGGGATTGACGGTCAGGCACATCAAGGTGCGTTGCAAGCTGGAGGGTTAACCATTGCGGTGTTAGGTTCTGGGCTTGATCAGATTTATCCAGCACGACATCGGTCATTGGCTGCCAGTATTGCAGAACAAGGTGCATTAGTATCAGAATTTTGGCCGCAAGAGCAACCTCGTCCGCAAAATTTTCCGCGTCGAAATCGTGTCATTAGTGGTTTATCTGCCGGTGTATTAGTGATTGAGGCGGCTCAAAAAAGTGGTTCTCTAATTACTGCTCGTTATGCTTTAGAACAAGGACGAGAAGTTTTTGCACTGCCAGGTTCTATTCATAATCCTGCCAGTCGTGGTTGTAATGCGCTGATTAAATCAGGTGCTAAACTGGTAGAAAGTCCTGCTGATATTTATGAAGAGGTAGGAAGCCTGACAGAATGTGCAATAAACCATCAAATAGGCGTGCCTTTAGCAACGAAGGAAAATGAAGAATTGCCATTTCCTGCGCTGTTGGCTAACGTAGGCACCGAAGCAACACCCGTAGATGTCGTTGCTGAACGCTGTAAACAACCCATCCACCAAATTTTACCGCAATTATTAGAATTAGAACTGTCTGGTTGGGTGACTGCAGTGCCCGGTGGTTATATCAGAACGAGGAGGGGCTAG
- a CDS encoding DUF494 family protein, producing MMDILMYLFETYIQSEAELLVDQDELSEELLRAGFHKDDIYKSLEWLEKLAALQETEHTPYVNHSAITSMRIYTNNEMLRMDTACRGFLLYLEQIDVLNADTREMVIDRVMELDTQEFILDDLKWIILMVLFNAPGNEAAYDQVEELLYGAEDGGLH from the coding sequence ATGATGGATATCCTTATGTATCTATTTGAAACCTATATTCAAAGTGAAGCTGAATTGTTAGTCGATCAAGACGAACTCTCTGAAGAGCTTTTACGAGCAGGTTTTCATAAAGATGATATTTATAAGTCATTAGAGTGGCTTGAAAAACTGGCAGCTTTACAAGAAACAGAACACACACCATATGTTAACCATAGCGCAATAACATCAATGCGCATCTATACCAACAATGAAATGTTGCGGATGGACACAGCTTGTCGTGGTTTTTTGCTTTATCTTGAGCAAATTGACGTTCTCAATGCTGATACTCGAGAAATGGTGATTGATCGCGTAATGGAACTCGATACTCAAGAATTTATATTAGATGATCTAAAGTGGATTATTTTAATGGTGTTATTTAATGCTCCCGGTAATGAAGCCGCTTATGATCAGGTCGAAGAATTATTATATGGCGCTGAAGATGGGGGGTTACATTAA
- a CDS encoding DNA topoisomerase family protein: MTTDRTPLFSAHEQALQQQSCPQCGADLVMRFGKHGPFLGCEHYPKCDYIQPLKQNDGHIVKQLDMPCPECAQPLVLRQGRYGMFIGCSAYPDCHYLASPEKKPQQTDIDCPECHQGHLVERKSRYGKLFYACDKYPQCRFAVNNKPIVGVCQLCGFGLLIEKKLASGIKLQCADRQCNAYQNAEK, translated from the coding sequence ATGACGACTGATCGTACGCCACTATTTTCAGCCCATGAACAAGCGTTACAACAGCAATCATGCCCGCAATGCGGGGCTGATTTAGTGATGCGTTTTGGTAAGCATGGTCCATTTCTAGGTTGTGAACATTATCCTAAGTGCGATTATATTCAACCGCTTAAGCAAAATGATGGTCATATTGTTAAACAACTAGATATGCCCTGTCCTGAATGTGCGCAACCATTAGTATTACGCCAAGGTCGTTATGGAATGTTTATCGGGTGCTCTGCATACCCGGACTGTCATTACCTCGCATCACCAGAAAAAAAACCACAACAAACTGATATTGATTGTCCTGAGTGTCATCAAGGGCACTTAGTTGAGCGTAAGTCACGCTATGGCAAATTGTTTTATGCGTGTGATAAATACCCACAATGCCGCTTTGCTGTTAACAATAAGCCGATTGTTGGCGTTTGTCAGTTGTGTGGTTTTGGATTATTGATAGAAAAGAAATTAGCGAGCGGTATTAAATTACAATGTGCTGATCGCCAGTGTAATGCTTATCAGAATGCTGAAAAGTAG
- a CDS encoding 5-(carboxyamino)imidazole ribonucleotide synthase, whose protein sequence is MNQVLVLGAGQLARMMALAGAPLNINVIAYDVVNSNVVHPLTQQHQSLSLIEAIAAADVITAEFEHIPTDILSLCVASGKFKPHSDAIKAGGDRRIEKVLLDHANVANAPYYIINTRADLDTAITTLGLPMVLKSALGGYDGKGQWRLKTHDQIESVWREMALCIAASDNQAIVAEKWIDFDREVSLIGVRNAIGEVKTYALSENVHTNGVLSLSTVIVGDPTQQRQAQLMFAAVAEQLNYIGVLALEFFEVNGELLVNEIAPRVHNSGHWTQQGAETCQFENHLRAVCNLPLGGTELIRSSAMLNILGQDSVPQTVLALEHCHVHWYGKEKQAGRKMGHINICAATPEQLQYQLMLLGQLLPAQDFPTLPR, encoded by the coding sequence ATGAATCAAGTCTTAGTTCTGGGTGCGGGGCAACTAGCACGAATGATGGCATTAGCTGGTGCACCATTGAATATTAACGTCATCGCCTATGATGTTGTTAATAGTAATGTTGTACACCCACTGACTCAACAACACCAATCACTCTCGCTGATTGAAGCCATTGCTGCTGCCGATGTGATCACCGCTGAATTTGAACATATACCTACCGATATTTTATCGCTCTGCGTTGCGAGCGGTAAATTTAAGCCTCATTCAGATGCAATAAAGGCCGGTGGCGATCGTCGTATCGAAAAAGTGTTATTAGATCATGCCAATGTTGCCAATGCGCCCTATTACATTATTAATACTCGTGCAGATCTCGATACCGCGATCACGACCCTAGGCCTACCTATGGTGCTAAAAAGTGCTTTAGGTGGTTATGATGGCAAAGGTCAATGGCGCTTAAAAACTCACGATCAAATTGAATCAGTATGGCGCGAAATGGCGCTGTGTATTGCGGCAAGTGATAATCAAGCGATTGTGGCTGAAAAATGGATAGATTTTGATCGCGAAGTGTCTCTAATTGGTGTTCGTAATGCTATCGGTGAGGTTAAAACCTATGCCCTCAGTGAAAATGTACACACTAATGGCGTACTCAGCCTTTCTACCGTCATTGTTGGCGACCCCACACAGCAACGACAAGCACAGCTAATGTTTGCCGCAGTTGCTGAACAACTCAATTATATTGGTGTGTTAGCTTTAGAGTTTTTTGAGGTTAATGGTGAACTATTGGTCAATGAAATTGCACCTCGCGTTCATAATTCAGGTCATTGGACTCAACAAGGCGCAGAGACATGCCAATTTGAGAACCATCTTCGTGCAGTATGCAACTTACCATTAGGTGGTACTGAGCTTATTCGTTCAAGCGCAATGCTCAATATTTTAGGACAAGATAGCGTGCCTCAAACAGTATTGGCGTTAGAACATTGTCATGTGCATTGGTACGGCAAAGAAAAACAAGCGGGACGTAAAATGGGGCATATCAATATTTGCGCAGCGACGCCCGAACAACTGCAATATCAATTAATGTTGTTAGGACAGTTATTACCAGCACAAGATTTTCCGACCTTACCTCGCTAA
- the purE gene encoding 5-(carboxyamino)imidazole ribonucleotide mutase, producing the protein MKVGIIMGSKSDWPTMQHAAEMLTRFNVAYETKVVSAHRTPHLLADYAETARSRGISVIIAGAGGAAHLPGMTAAFTSLPVLGVPVQSRALKGMDSLLSIVQMPKGIAVGTLAIGEAGAANAGLLAAQIIATHNPEVLAAVEAFRQQQTDTVLDNPNPAEDA; encoded by the coding sequence ATGAAAGTTGGAATTATCATGGGATCTAAATCTGATTGGCCAACCATGCAACATGCCGCAGAAATGTTAACGCGTTTTAATGTTGCTTATGAAACTAAAGTGGTTTCAGCCCACCGTACTCCTCATCTGTTGGCTGATTATGCTGAAACAGCACGTAGTCGTGGTATTAGTGTCATTATTGCAGGTGCGGGCGGGGCGGCGCATTTACCTGGCATGACTGCTGCATTTACCAGTTTGCCAGTACTCGGTGTACCCGTGCAATCTCGCGCTTTAAAAGGTATGGACTCACTATTATCAATAGTGCAAATGCCAAAAGGAATTGCCGTTGGTACGCTCGCAATTGGTGAAGCAGGTGCCGCCAATGCTGGTTTATTAGCCGCTCAAATCATTGCAACGCATAACCCTGAAGTTTTAGCGGCAGTAGAAGCATTCCGCCAACAACAAACAGATACCGTACTTGATAATCCTAATCCTGCAGAGGATGCATAA